A part of Solicola gregarius genomic DNA contains:
- the uvrC gene encoding excinuclease ABC subunit UvrC — MPDPATYRPAPGSIPTSPGVYRFSDAKGRVIYVGKAKSLRSRLSSYFADPAGLHPRTQTMVQTAAKVDWTVVSTEVEALQLEYTWIKQYDPRFNVKYRDDKSYPWLAVTLNEKYPRVMVGRGKKRKGVRYFGPYSHAWAIRETVDLLLRVFPMRSCSNGVFNRSKQMGRPCLLGYIDKCAAPCVDRVSAEEHRAIAEDFTAFMAGQTAQFVKRLEREMKQASNELEFERAARLRDDLGALKQAVEKNAVVFGDGTDADVLALAEDPLEAAVQIFSVRNGRIRGQRGWVADKVDDAETADLVERALITLYDGEDDEAIPKEVLVPVLPDDAAAVRAWLGERKGTQISLRVPQRGDKRALMETVERNAKQSLVMHKTKRASDLTTRSKALEELQAALDLEDAPLRIECYDVSNLQGTEVVASMVVFEDGLPRKNEYRRFVIRGVDGQNDVASMHETITRRFRRLLDEQAAAGATDVADAGDGDGSPSLLDPETGRPRKFSYSPSLVVVDGGPPQVAAAQRALDELGIDDIALCGLAKRLEEVWVPGEEDPVILPRTSEGLYLLQRIRDEAHRFAIGHHRQRRSKSMVESALDGVPGLGEVRRKALLKHFGSLKRLRAASVEEVAEVPGFGVRTAATVVDALAGDADKAKAMSVNTATGEVLE; from the coding sequence GTGCCAGATCCCGCAACCTATCGACCGGCCCCCGGGTCGATCCCGACGTCACCGGGCGTCTACCGGTTCAGCGACGCCAAGGGTCGGGTCATCTATGTCGGCAAGGCCAAGTCACTGCGCTCGCGGCTCTCGTCGTACTTCGCCGATCCCGCCGGCCTGCATCCGCGTACGCAGACGATGGTTCAGACGGCGGCGAAGGTCGACTGGACGGTCGTCTCGACCGAGGTCGAGGCACTGCAGCTCGAATACACCTGGATCAAGCAGTACGACCCGCGCTTCAACGTCAAGTACCGCGACGACAAATCGTACCCCTGGCTCGCCGTGACGCTGAACGAGAAGTATCCGCGCGTCATGGTGGGGCGAGGCAAGAAGCGCAAGGGCGTTCGGTACTTCGGCCCGTACAGCCATGCGTGGGCGATCCGGGAGACGGTCGACCTGCTGCTTCGGGTGTTCCCGATGCGATCGTGTTCCAACGGCGTGTTCAACCGCAGCAAGCAGATGGGCCGGCCGTGCCTGCTGGGCTACATCGACAAGTGCGCGGCGCCGTGCGTCGACCGGGTGAGTGCGGAGGAACACCGCGCGATCGCGGAGGACTTCACCGCGTTCATGGCCGGCCAGACCGCGCAGTTCGTCAAGCGGCTCGAGCGCGAGATGAAGCAGGCGTCGAACGAGCTGGAGTTCGAGCGGGCCGCTCGGCTGCGCGATGATCTCGGCGCCTTGAAGCAAGCCGTCGAGAAGAACGCGGTCGTCTTCGGCGACGGCACCGATGCCGATGTACTCGCGCTCGCCGAAGACCCGCTCGAGGCCGCAGTGCAGATCTTCTCGGTACGAAACGGACGGATCCGCGGGCAGCGCGGTTGGGTCGCCGACAAGGTCGACGACGCCGAGACGGCCGACCTCGTCGAGCGCGCACTCATCACCTTGTACGACGGCGAGGACGACGAGGCCATACCCAAGGAGGTGCTCGTCCCCGTCCTGCCCGACGATGCCGCCGCCGTACGCGCCTGGCTCGGGGAGCGCAAGGGCACGCAGATCTCGCTGCGGGTGCCCCAGCGCGGCGACAAGCGGGCGTTGATGGAGACCGTCGAGCGCAACGCGAAACAGTCGCTGGTGATGCACAAGACGAAGCGGGCGAGCGATCTGACCACTCGCAGCAAGGCACTCGAGGAGCTACAGGCGGCTCTCGACCTCGAAGACGCACCGCTGCGCATCGAGTGCTACGACGTCTCCAACCTGCAGGGCACCGAGGTGGTCGCCTCGATGGTCGTGTTCGAGGACGGGCTTCCGCGCAAGAACGAGTACCGCCGCTTCGTGATCCGCGGGGTCGACGGGCAGAACGACGTCGCTTCCATGCACGAGACGATCACCCGCCGGTTCAGGCGGCTGCTCGACGAGCAGGCGGCGGCCGGGGCGACCGACGTCGCCGACGCCGGCGACGGCGATGGTTCCCCGAGCCTGCTCGACCCCGAGACCGGGCGGCCGCGCAAGTTCTCGTACAGCCCTTCTCTCGTGGTCGTCGACGGCGGTCCGCCGCAGGTGGCCGCCGCGCAACGCGCCCTCGACGAGCTCGGCATCGACGACATCGCACTCTGCGGTTTGGCGAAGCGGCTCGAGGAGGTGTGGGTGCCCGGCGAGGAGGATCCCGTGATCCTGCCGCGTACGAGCGAGGGCCTGTATCTCCTGCAGCGCATCCGCGACGAGGCGCACAGGTTCGCGATCGGCCACCACCGCCAGCGGCGGTCGAAGTCGATGGTGGAGAGCGCGCTCGATGGCGTACCCGGGCTCGGTGAGGTGCGCCGCAAGGCCCTGCTCAAGCACTTCGGTTCGCTCAAGCGACTCCGCGCGGCAAGTGTCGAGGAGGTCGCCGAGGTGCCAGGATTCGGCGTACGCACGGCGGCGACCGTCGTCGATGCGCTTGCCGGAGATGCCGACAAGGCGAAGGCGATGTCGGTCAACACCGCGACCGGTGAGGTCCTGGAGTAG
- the rapZ gene encoding RNase adapter RapZ: protein MSAIREVLLVTGMTGAGRSTAAKVLEDLGWFVVDNLPPQLLEQTIELLGRGASDTRLAVVVDARSRWFFSELEGSLTALREGGLRPSILFLDASDDVLVRRQEAARRPHPLMPEGRLLDGIEAERSMLRVLRGRADVLIDTSHLNVHQLAARVTTAFADPEVQPIRATVVSFGFKYGIPADADMVADMRFLPNPFWVPELRHQTGLNEPVREYVYAANEAMEFLDNYEAVLKGVARGFVREGKRFLSVAIGCTGGKHRSVAMSEALAERLRGDDMRVMVVHRDLGRE from the coding sequence ATGTCCGCAATTCGTGAGGTGCTGCTGGTCACCGGGATGACCGGGGCGGGCCGGAGTACGGCCGCGAAGGTGCTCGAGGACCTCGGCTGGTTCGTGGTCGACAACCTGCCGCCGCAGCTGCTCGAGCAGACGATCGAGCTGCTGGGTCGTGGCGCATCCGATACGCGCCTCGCGGTCGTCGTCGACGCGCGCTCGCGATGGTTCTTCTCCGAGCTGGAGGGTTCGCTGACCGCGCTGCGCGAGGGCGGTCTGCGCCCGTCGATCCTGTTCCTCGACGCGAGCGACGACGTACTCGTACGCCGCCAGGAGGCCGCGCGCCGGCCGCACCCGCTGATGCCCGAAGGCCGCCTGCTCGACGGCATCGAGGCCGAGCGATCGATGCTGCGGGTGCTGCGCGGGCGCGCCGACGTTCTGATCGACACGTCGCACCTCAACGTGCACCAGCTGGCCGCCCGGGTGACGACGGCGTTCGCCGATCCGGAGGTGCAGCCGATCCGCGCGACCGTGGTGTCGTTCGGGTTCAAGTACGGCATCCCCGCCGACGCCGACATGGTCGCCGATATGCGGTTCCTGCCCAATCCGTTCTGGGTGCCCGAGCTGCGCCACCAGACCGGCCTCAACGAGCCGGTACGCGAGTACGTCTACGCCGCGAACGAGGCGATGGAGTTCCTCGACAACTACGAGGCCGTGCTCAAGGGCGTTGCCCGTGGCTTCGTACGCGAGGGCAAGCGTTTCCTGAGTGTCGCGATCGGATGCACCGGCGGCAAGCATCGCAGCGTCGCGATGTCCGAGGCGCTCGCCGAGCGACTGCGTGGCGACGACATGCGCGTGATGGTGGTCCACCGCGACCTGGGCCGCGAATGA
- a CDS encoding gluconeogenesis factor YvcK family protein, with the protein MTPRRIQRPPWIGRPGDLPSVVALGGGHGLAATLSAVRRITPDITAVATVADNGGSSGRLRDELGVLPPGDLRMALAALCGDDEWGRTWADVLQHRFSSGGDLHNHAVGNLLIVALWELLDDHVNGLDLVGQLLGAQGRVLPMSSVPLDIEALVRREIDGEEEVGRVRGQVEVASTDAEVIAVRLDPPDPPACPEAVDAIRSADWVIVGPGSWFTSVIPNLLVPEIFDALHDTAARRIVVLNLAAQPGETEGFAPETHLEVLTAHAPDLQIDTVVADAATVEDPSGLTKAAASLGAELVIAEVGVADGSPRHDPLRLAAVLEEVIG; encoded by the coding sequence ATGACCCCGCGGCGGATCCAGCGACCGCCGTGGATCGGGCGTCCCGGTGACCTTCCGTCGGTCGTCGCGCTCGGCGGCGGGCACGGTCTCGCTGCAACTCTTTCGGCCGTTCGGCGGATCACGCCCGACATCACCGCGGTGGCCACGGTCGCCGACAACGGCGGCTCCTCCGGCCGGCTCCGCGACGAGCTCGGCGTACTCCCGCCGGGTGACCTGCGGATGGCGCTCGCGGCGCTGTGTGGTGACGACGAGTGGGGACGTACGTGGGCGGACGTCCTGCAGCACCGCTTCAGCAGCGGCGGTGATCTGCACAACCACGCGGTCGGCAACCTGCTCATCGTGGCGCTGTGGGAGCTGTTGGACGACCACGTCAACGGGCTCGACCTGGTCGGTCAGCTCCTCGGCGCTCAGGGCAGGGTGTTGCCGATGAGCTCGGTGCCGCTCGATATCGAGGCGCTCGTACGCCGTGAGATCGACGGCGAGGAGGAGGTCGGTCGCGTACGCGGGCAGGTCGAGGTGGCCTCGACCGACGCGGAGGTGATCGCGGTGCGCCTCGATCCGCCCGACCCCCCGGCGTGCCCCGAAGCGGTCGATGCCATCCGCTCGGCCGACTGGGTGATCGTCGGCCCCGGCTCGTGGTTCACCAGCGTCATCCCGAACCTCCTCGTACCCGAGATCTTCGATGCGCTGCACGACACGGCCGCGCGCCGCATCGTCGTCCTCAACCTCGCGGCTCAGCCGGGCGAGACCGAAGGGTTCGCACCCGAGACACATCTCGAGGTGCTGACCGCGCATGCGCCAGATCTCCAGATCGACACTGTGGTTGCCGATGCGGCCACCGTCGAGGATCCATCCGGGCTCACGAAGGCGGCCGCGTCGCTCGGCGCGGAGCTGGTCATCGCCGAGGTCGGCGTCGCCGACGGGTCGCCTCGGCACGACCCGCTGCGGCTCGCCGCCGTGCTCGAGGAGGTCATCGGGTAG